A segment of the Polyodon spathula isolate WHYD16114869_AA chromosome 1, ASM1765450v1, whole genome shotgun sequence genome:
aaacacaaagtagttttttttttttttttctagtaccGTGTTTGATTTATACATAGGAAGACTATTTCACCCTGTAACAATATGATTACATGGAACATGGAAGATCAATACTGTAACACAAATACTAAACACAAGTAATAAATGAGAAGGTCTTGGGAAATGTATTATGAATTTTCCTAGAACCAGGAGAAAATGCTTTGAATATATGTTCCTGTTATCGAGATTCCCATTTACTTAGTACGTTGCTTACAGTGTTTCTTAAAAGGGAAAATCCAACTGGTAATGTTACACTAACTTTAAAAAACGAAGGCTAAAGGTGTGAATTAACACGCTGAAAGATTAATTTTTCAATTCAGAAACAAAATAGTGCAAACACAACACTTCAGCCAATGTTCACTTTCGTACCGTTTATTTCCAAAGTTTTCTTAAGGGGACAACAGCAACAAAATAGAAACCATCAGcagtatataaattaaataatccATAAAATGAAACATATGGCAAACTCATTTCAgaactttgtttatttaaacaacaactcTGAGGATGTACCGATTCAATCATTTCAGTTCTCCACCTGAAAAAGGATCACTATAAACAGATGAAGTGATTAAATGCAAAACTAGATTGGGGGTCACATTAGATCAATTGTACTGTGAGGTTCAACACTGAACTCTAAACTCTAAAATGGTAAAAGTACTGGTATAGTAAAAAATATGAGAGCAAATCTGCTAAAATGTGCAGACAGGGCAATTTCAATTTCATAGAAGGACCAAAAAGGGTTGTATGCttaataatcacaaaaaaaaaaaagaaataaaatgcaggTTTATTAAGTAgaagaaaactgtaaataaagtaaaatattaaaaatgttccAAGAAAGCTTCACAAACATGAACATCATTATCAtaagttattaaaatatacacGCGGGCAAGTGCATTTCAAGGTACATTTACCAGAGAAACAAATGTCAATACTTAAATTATTTGTTGTATGGGGAAAATGTGTGATTtctcagatctttttttttaaaactctaaattgtatttttttatttctctctttctgCTAAACTCAGCTTTGTGGTCAGTCCGCCTTCCATAAAtctatttaaataacttattaaCTACGACGCACCACTTATTCTCTTCAATAACAGCTATTTTGCATTTAAAGGTGTTCTTTTTACATTGTGTTACTAGATTTGTTAAATTCCTTGTTCAGGCTTGAATTTCTTTCCACCACCCATCAAATACTGATTGGATTAATCAAGTGTCAGTCACTTATATAACTAGCCTCTTGCATCAAATTTATACAGAGAAAGACTAAAATGGAGATGTAAGGTTGCCAAGCAACAAAGTCAAACATGCATAAATAGTTACCTGTTGCATGTTGCTATGTTGGTgtggaactgctgaatttacagTCTGCCTTCTATTACTGGGAGTTACTTGGCGATGGCgtgttttttatgttgttgtaaAAATAATCAATCTTGGCACTGGTTTTATACATTAACGTTAACATGAAGTACCAAATATTCTTTTGCTTGGGGTGTAATGCTTGTCcatttattaacaataacaaaaatatttatgtaaCGTAAGCAACATTATGCCCACACAAACACCTTAGTACCcgagtaatttatttatttatttatttttacttacttTTTTCCAAAGAAGAGTCGGTTTGAGAAATCGTTACCATTAAGTAGTATTTAAAGTATATGCCATATAAAATGTTGTGTCGACCACTAGATAATAGCtattttacaaacaaattaaatgtgcatgattttaataataacactacCAAATCCAAAACATATTAGATGAGCAATACAgaagactattaaaaaaaaagacttgcagattaatgttggtatatatgaaaaacatatattacacacataaaAAAACTACCTATGGATAACACATGACGATTATTGAcatgatatttttaaataaacggTCACAAACTAATTAATACTTGAATATTAAAACGTTATTATTTTTCAGCGTGAGTTTGGTCACATGTGAAAATAGGCAATTCTATGTTGCTGTCAGAGAGTGTTATATAGGATGTTGGCAGCATTTAAATTGTGTGTGGAAAAAGCTACTGTGTTCGTACTGCCTGCCACTTGGATGGTGATGACGCTATCACGAGCCTGGATGAAACCCGATTCCAATAAGTGAGATCCAGGGATTTTGAGAAACAAGAAAGGACAAGATGGCTGGCTTTGGCCTGAGAAATGTTTCTTCAGTTTTAATTTGTGAAATATTCTCCGCAATTTATTGGGAAGACTTGGAACAGTGAAAATATATGTAGTTTTGTTACACTGGGTAATACTGAAAGGGACAAGTTTGATGTGTTGCGGAAGTGTGGTTGTAGGTGTTTAATTTTAAAGTTGCTTTTTTTCGTTTCGTTGCTATGACGATGTAGGATTCAGTGTAGCCTACTGTGAAGAGacgttcagtttttgttttgttttgttttgtttaaatgtagcgTTTGTGTAATTTGATCTGCATGCGAGGTAATATACTTTGGTTAAAAGTTTTTACCAAACTAAAAAAAGGAgttttgttcaattattttgGGTAAAGAAAAGCACTGCAGCTGTCACtgtaagaaatatataataaacaggAAACGCAAAGAAAGTAATTGATACTTTAGTagctgcaatttttttaaattagattttcagTTTTACATAACATGTTAATCTGTTTACTGTGTGAAGATTTCTAATTAAAGAAGGACAACATACTGCATGTTAAGCTAAAAATCAAAGTAAATAAATGCAACGTTCCGTGCATTAACGGGTGCGATGAGCTCAAGTCGTGTAAGACCTCAGCAGCGGGAGCCACTGCCTGGTCAAAACTCCTCGGGCGCAGTTGGTCCGAGATTGGGCACTAGACAAGACCCAAACGATCGCGGGATGGATATAGAAATGGTTCACCACCCAAACCGTGGTCCAGAGAGCACCACCGGCACACCTCCTTCTTCTTCCTGCTCCAGACAGGCCTGGAGCCGAGTAAATCCTGGGTTTGAGCCCGAGGAAGAAATACTGGAGGCGGGCTGGCCTCCTGCGAGCCCTGGGAGAAGGTCGGTGTCCACATCATCCAGCAGTACAAGCAGCGGGAGTATAGGTTATATCAGAGGTGGTGGTACACGGGGACATACGGGTCTGTGCCCGACCCCCACTGTGGAAATACTGGACCACCAAGACAGACCTGAGCACAGTGAATGCGGGAGAAGGATGTTGCAGAAACTAAGAGGTAAGTATTGATTAGACTTAGTCTTCCTTTGGGGGGGGGTTATGTACCAgtcaaaaaaaaattgtgtctgAGGTGTTATTTATAGGACAGTCTTTTAGTGCCCACACAACAGGACTGGGGTGGAGGCAAATACTTTATCCCAAGGTTACCCATAGTGCCAGTTTTGATGGTGGGTAAGAAGTGATAGGGTACAGTCCTTGGCTGGACTGAGAAGAGTGTAATTGCAGAGATGGTAAGTTTTCCAGTTGTAATAACTGCTGCAATTGATATTTTTGAAATTGATGTAGCCATTTATTTCTTATAAGCTGCATAAAATTACACATTGTGTCCAAAAGTATTTCAGAcaaatacagtgcagtgcaaaagtattcagacccttcctatggtgtcccattttgtgaaattacaaaatgattaatattttattcataactttgaatgctcaaactgaagacttctaagggtaagaagTTACagtgtcagcaaaaactaaagagaaaaaactgaaatatgttgattgcataagtatttagaCCCGTCAACTGagtatttggtggaagcacctttggcagcaattattgcttggtgcaatttgtaaccattcttcttggcagattttctcACACTCTGttaagttgcttggggatcgcttagtTTTCAAGACTTTCCACAgactttccacagattctcaataggattcaagtcaggactttgactgggccacttgtTGACTGAGATGCGCTGTATTGGGtctgtgccaaacataacgcttggcatttagaccaaagagttccaatttggtctcatctgaccacaacaccttttgtcacgtttttgcaggatcactcaggtgctttgttgcaaactccattcAGGCTTtaagatggcttatttttagtaatggcttccttcttgccaccctgccatacaggctacttttttttgaagtgttctggatattgttgactgatgcacattttctcccatctcagccattgaactctgtagctctttcaaagttgtcgttggcctcacagtggcatccctcaccagtttcctccttgcccggctgcgcAATttggaggggcggcctgatctagatAGTGTCTGGTTGGTACAACACACCtgccatttcttgatgattgagtagactgtgctcacagggctATTCAGAGACACTGAAATTTTTttatacccttctcctgatctgtacTTTTCAGTGACTTTATCTCTGACTTACTTTGAaatctccttggtcttcatggtttaATCTTTACTTGAAATTCACTGCCTGACCAAGGAACtccacagagacaggtgtttttattctgaaatcatgagaaccactaatattgcacatagacagaggccattcaactaattgtgtggctcgttaaggtaattttgtgcacctgaattaatttaagtttgccacagcaaagggtttgaatacttatgcaattatgacctttccatttttattttatattaatttacttctttctttttgtttttgttttgaatgtgtggagtaggttgtataaaacatattaattcctacttcaaagtgtcatgactgcaagctttaaagcaacaaaatgtgaaaactgagagggtctgaatacttttgcaaggcactgtaactCTTTCAGTGAATAACACAATTCCTAAGATGCCAGTTTTTGTGGTAGCATAGCAGGTGCTTTACATACAGTATGCgatgcacagtactatatatgtTTTCTGTAATAGGTGAAGATGCCAAAGAGGGGTGTTCTTTATCTACAGGCGATGTTTATACTTGAAGCTTCATGAAGTAGTTTGACTTGGTTTAATATTACTAATGTTAATTTGCAGTCCTGTGGGGAACAAGGTTGATGGAGAATAGCAGTGCAAGCAGAGAAAAATACCTGAAGAATTTACTGCGGGAGCTGATTACTTACATCGTTTTCCTTGTGATACTGTGTATTTGTAAGTATCCCGCTATGTTGAGCTTGTGAAAAGTGTGGGGTGAATTGCACAGCTGACTAAAGTGCTCTGTTTATTCACAGTGTACATGCCCCTCTCCTGGGATTCAGAATTTATCTCTTCCACCATCTGTACCCATCCATTCATTGTATTCTGAGAAGATGTCTGAAAAGGTGATAATTGATGGCATACAATGAATGATTTGTGATATGGACATGGTGGGGTTGTTCAGCTGATCTAAACTGTAGCAGATGTATGTTTAGAcccctgtgtttttttaaatagcatgaaATAAAACTAAGTGCAACCTATAAAACGACatacaactaaattaaaatataaaaatacaaaataaagcgaAAAGTCACTATAAAGCCAACATTGAATGGTATTTTTAATTTGTGAGGTTTGtacaaaaactacttttaaataaatatacttgaACCCGTAGTTGTCTAGGCTCAGCCGTTTAACGGAAGCTCTAAGCAGTGTTGCCAACTTTTCAGATCTGAAAGTTGCCAGATCGGCCTCagaaagttaatattttaaagcaaaagtcGCCAAACAATCTTAATACATAGACACACCAACAACTACACAGAGTAATGCAGTGGTGGAGTCCTGAATCTAGAAGTACCGGAACGAAGAGAGAGCGTGTCGATGTCACACGGAAATGGTTCCCCTGGACTAAATTTCATAGATCAGcctatgaaaaaatgaaaaataaagtttatacGTTTCTCCTGAATTTCTGGACAACTGTTTAATCCACTGGAGCTATCCACTCAAGCACCAGTGGATAATATGTTGAAGTAATGTATTGTGAATGTGCCACTGCTGAGGGAAGTGGAAATACATTATGTTTGTGTTGTGGTACATGAAACTTGGCGACAGTGTGAAAGATGCAGTTCAGAATAATGTTGACGGCTCTGTAGATATTATTGACGTGCTGTTTGGGCTCAGGTGCCAGACTGCCAGCTTATCCAGTGCTCTGATTTTTTTGTCTCATGTACCCTGTGGTTTGCGTTGActgtgaatgttgttttttttttcaaagtattcaCTGATTGTAAGTGACAgatgacaaaacatgaaaaaagaagaTGTAGAGTCCTGTTGTGTGCTTGCGTTTAATTCTTAATTTGAATGTTTGTGCTTGATTAGAGCTCCTTAAGAATTCATAATAAAATATCCTAATTTTCTTTCAGTAACCTGCATTTTGAGTTAATGCTGAATTGTACAACATTATGAAATAAGCcatttgttgtgtttgttgatttaatgtccttcatgctgatttgcagtaataatttttgtatttttattttatcttattgtatttttatagagggcatgggcagtatttattgtaaataggcagtttattaaaaatatttaggcGACTTTACATACATTACTGTTACTGTCACTGATGAGAAATTGTGGTAACTAAATTATTGTTCTGCTCtaggtctgtttgtcaaaataataataataataataataataataataataataataataataatgatcatgtttaatatgtatatagttaaaacatgatgtatactgtaataaaactaaataaaacaacatttttagtggatacaacaaaataaaatgaaatttgtgaaaaataaaacaaaaaaaaatttcacaGGGCTTTAGGTATGTTCATTGATTACAGCATGCCCATGCCCCCTTACTAGGAATATTATAATGTTAATGTAATGAATACAGAATTTTACCAGTATTAGGAATGAGAACAGAATAGTGCATTGGATAGGAATTCCTTTTCTGTATATTAATGAGATGTACTGAATCTCTGTCTTTCAGAACCTTGTATCTCCACTGTATCAACAATTTAAAAGCCACAAATATTTActtaccatgttttaaaaaaaaaaaaaaaatctaccaaaCTAAGTATTTTCATAGATTCAAGTATGGGTCTCAACTTAAAAAGGCAGGTAGCAGTATGCATAGAAGACCCGGATCATGTTGCTTTAGAAAGCTGCAGTGCAGTAAATTTGTCTTGCACAAGGGCAGGTACTGCGCATTTCTTATAAATGTGCAAATACATACCAAATTAGAGTGCTGTTTAGCAGGCTGGCAAGCGGATTGTTACTATTCTGGTATGTCCTTTCATGGTTACAGATGATTTGTATTGAAAGTAAGAGAGACAGTTTAATATTAAGAaccatatttgtgtttttaagttTACACTACACTGTACTTTGGTAACGTATGCCTCTTTCTGTGTAATTTATGTGTGATCTTGGGGACATGCTTTTTACTGTACAAAGTGTCTTTTtaggtatttaaagaatgcttcTCCTCTCCAGTCAACCTCATGCAGTGTATATGCATTCtggaaacaaaagtaaatattaacaAACCAGTGAACTGTTTAACTTGGGCAGTGGGTATTGAGTAGAAAATTATCTTTATTTGTATCTACTGGCCAAAGGAAAGCCAGTGTTGTTGATCATTGAGAACCGTGTTGCACAGCATATCACAGGGTACAAAGTTCAACTGTTAATATTATGAAATCCACACCACCCTAATATCTATCTggtgaatacaattaaaaatcaGCAGTGTAGCTTTTGCTGTTGTTTGAAAAGCACCCTTTTGTTTATGGTGCATGATATATGATGGGACACACTCTCAGCTAATTACAgtttagaattatttttgtttattttttccaaattaaataaaattaaaataaaaaatggaccaTAGCTTTTCTTCAGATTCCAAGTGAATATTGTGTTGGTTGCAGAGCTGCGTGTATTTATCTTTTCACTGCTTTTTCAAAatttgatactgtaaataaagcttgttttgggaaaaacttttttttttctttctgccctTTTGCGCCActgcacaatatatgtattttcttCAATGCTGCAAACCAAACTTTATAATAGAGAAATTACAAATGAACTGCGAGATACACTACCATATACTGTTTGCATATTACACATTTCAATGAGATTCTATATACTGTAACTCCTTCACAAGTCTCAGTGTTTTGAGTTGGGTTCAAGCTACTTTTGACTCCCACTGAAAGCTATAGGGTTGCAGTATGGCACCTAACTGCTGGGATTTTGAAAgtgctggggtttttttgtatctgtttatttattgtatttttttttttttttatttttttttttttttttttttttcaatgtcttgcaGTGACATATGGGATGGTGAGCTCCAGCATGTATTATTACACAAAGGTCATGTCACAGCTGTTCCTGGACACTCCACTATCAAATGACGAGAAGACAAATTTCAAAACTTTGGCTAATATGGGTGACTTCTGGAAGGTACTGGCTGTTTCAGATCTGTGAGGTTCTGCTATTTTGCAGGTCTGCTTCCTGAGAGCAGCAGGAGGAAGTGACACGTGCAGACAATGGCTTTCCAAATTAACCCTTCCTGCTCTCCTAGTGACTGAGACCAACTATGTGATGGTGTTCTTGGATTAGTATGTGGGACATTTCACAGCTTTGCAAAACAGGCTCCAAAGAAGGTTTTTGCCATGCACGTGTTAACTAgaaagcaaatataaaacagtacagtagtaaagcTATGAAAGtctttgaaatgtgaaaaaagaggtgtttttttgtgtggaaaaagctgaaagtttattgtagaccagtggttcccaacctttttcaatgtagggaccaccttggtgtttggatttttcccatggACCACTTGTCACACAATTTTTCATAACAGCATTTTGAAGCTAATTTGTGTGTGTCTATGCAAGGCTGTAGTCAGCTATGAGGCACCCGAGTATGGGCCTTGGTTAAAATCATACAGTAATGTTTATTTAGGCCTTTTACACGTTGCTTTGCCACAGATTAAAACATATCCCTCGTTGTGTGCGCACATTAATTCCCAAGTCCCGCTGATATCTCTGGGCTGTTCAAAGtctttactgtcattgcagactacagTGACACTGATTCTATAAAAGTGCAAGTACCTCCTGATTTTTCATGGATCGCTATGGCCCTGATATGTATAAGTatatgtagaaagtaaagtatgtATGTAACCTACCTAAAATTATGAGATTCCTAGGCTTGAATCTTCGCTACCAGTGCATAAaagaatgttgtcattttacattttgaaagttgctgatggcaaatttccgatttcttttgtttaaattttttttttcacattctgaatgctttgtagatgaGTGGCATCccaattttgcaggtttaagagttttgtttgataAAAGCTCCTGACAAACAATGCATGGGGCTTGGGTCGTCTTTGGAtctagtaaatgtaaataccagtgctggtccccACAACCGTTGCCTCGcgtagcaaattaatctatccatttctaacacaACTCATTGCATTCACTGAGTCGCCAATAACTATTGCACacctgtaataaatgaaaacaggtaAAGGGGAAAATGCAGACTATATACATggcttataattatatataatgtggttaaccctttaaggaccaagtgttcttcagtgtttgttttttggctgtagttgactctcttccaaTACAAATTCGTATAATTCAATTTTTTACAATAGCATtttggaattggtgtccttttttccgaacactctggggaacattataaagtaattCTGAAACCTTATAAactttcgcttttttttttttcaacatgtttttttttctcgttttagttgttttattgtcatgtattctgcttagagatacatgtataagaACATGTTATTCTGtaacctgagggaccttacaataatTCCTGAAAGTTTTATTGAGACTTATTGATGTTTGGAGAAATAACAAGACATTTgttttcacctgagtgattggaACGATCTAATACACATTAATTCTCAGGGTATTtctaagcaataatggacactactctcgattattttctcaaaacaaatatttatgaataaaataatagttcCATTCATTCcgttattatcagtaataaggaaaaaaaaacatacctgacaAATTTTGCTCATGAAATAGTGTCTTCttatatccactcatttcttgatatttataaatgtttataaaagcaCAAGACAGAATAATGTTCtaatataagtcaaatacatccgATTTACAGggctttcagtttttttcttagctgtaaacaagttcttGTGACATTTTGTTTCTCTGTGCTGTTGAAAATGACGTCTCAGTGTTGTCAAatgaaaaaacaatgcattaacaagctgtactgcaaattaTGGTGGCGCAGAATgtgcccagaatgacacttcagtatggtCATGTTTACATGATCACGGGCTGTCTGTTGTGTTGCTTGCAGACCACCTGGAGTCTACTCACAGACCACAGGTTGGAAACCACTGTTGTAGACCAGACAAACcctgtttaaaaaagcaaacacaattgaatttttaaaaattacatttatgagGAGGGAAAAAGCCTCAACATCAAACTCTGTTGCTCATTGTGCTCTCCTTCCAGTTCGCAGAAGGCCCATTACTGGGTGGCCTGTATTGGGATGCCTGGTATAATAACAAAACCCTACCAGAGAACCAGAGTTTCATCTACTATGAGAACCTGCTTCTGGGTGTACCTCGCTTAAGACAGCTAAAAGTGAGGAACGAGTCGTGTGCAATCCATGAAGACTTGAGGGACGAAATCCAGGATTGTTACAACATGTATTCACTGGGAAATGAGGACACCTCTCCGTTTGGTCTTTTAAGTGGAACTGCGTGAGTACCAGTTTTTAGgactggaaaaaaatatataaatctgacCTGTTTGAACTGTTACAAAAGATTGCACTGTATATTGTAAGCTGTATCATGTACTATGTTTCCTGTAATTGTTGAAGCATTGTGGAAAAATTAGTATTTATGTTACAAGAAGTCATTTACTGTGCTTAGCTGCTTGAAGCTGTTGCTGATTGTGAGGGGTAGCAGTGGTAAGACTAACAGAACACACATCTTTTGAAATGGTCTTAAACAAACCTGAATAATTGTATGTACAGTAGGATGGCGATAACAATTTATCACCAGCCAATCGCAATGCTTATATTCCCTTGAATTTATTAATCTGATTAACCTACAAATTAAAAagctaaaaccttttttttttttttttttttaacagctggaCTTATGCTAAAGAAGAGGATTTGAATGGAAGCCGTCACTGGGGTCTGATCACTACCTATAGTGGTGGGGGTTACTATCTGGACCTCTCACGGACCAGAGAGAAAACGGCTGCAAAAGTGAAAACGCTTAAAGAGAACCTGTGGCTGGACAGAGGAACCCGCGTGGTGTTCATTGATTTCTCGGTTTACAATGCCAATATCAATCTCTTTTGTGTTGTCAGGTAGAGTGTATATTAGAAGTAAgaattttgtactgttttgtgcATGAGTGCGTTCTTGAACAAAGAAAGGGTGGCAATAAAGTCAATAATAAAGCCACATTCTTAAATAGCTACTGATCTGATACTGTGTTCTAGTtgtgatgtttttaaaatatctgtgGTATACCAAGGGAGGCATATGCTTTTAAAGAGACATTAAGGTGCTGTACATTAACAATCTTCAATATGAATAGACCCTTCCCTCTCTAGTGTGTCATAGTGGTTTTGGTCAGGATTCATACGTAATTTCACATGCATCTTTTTTTAATAGGATGGTGGTGGAGTTTCCTGCCACTGGTGGCACTGTTACCTCTTGGCAGTTTCAGACTGTGAAACTGATCCGCTACGTATCCAACTTTGACTACTTTATAGCTGCCTGTGAGATCGTTTTCTGTCTTTTTATCCTCTACTATGTGGTGGAGGAGATCCTGGAAATACGCATTCATAGACTCCATTACTTCAGGAGCCTCTGGAACTGCCTGGACGTTCTTATCATTGTGGTAAGTGGTGTAGCTGCAGTCAGACCACGTGACCTACAGAACAGGTATCCGGATCCAGAGGTCATATTTAGCGTTGTATTTGGGATGTAataaattgatatttaaaaagaCTAGTGAAGAACCAGAAGAGTCTCAGCACAATAACAAGGGGGGGCCAGTAAAATGTTAACAAAGCACCACTTTAACATGAATATATGTAATGTGTGAATGGTTTTAAAGAAACGCACTGAAAAAGGGCTGGTTAAATAGATATTGAAACTTCAAATGTTaagcaaaatgtaaatgttaaatatatgtatgtttttttacagCTTTCTGTTGCGgctattgttattaatatatacCGGACATCAACTGTCAAGGCTGTTCTGAAGTTCCTTTTGGAAAATCAGGAGACTT
Coding sequences within it:
- the LOC121320878 gene encoding polycystin-2-like, translating into MSSSRVRPQQREPLPGQNSSGAVGPRLGTRQDPNDRGMDIEMVHHPNRGPESTTGTPPSSSCSRQAWSRVNPGFEPEEEILEAGWPPASPGRRSVSTSSSSTSSGSIGYIRGGGTRGHTGLCPTPTVEILDHQDRPEHSECGRRMLQKLRVLWGTRLMENSSASREKYLKNLLRELITYIVFLVILCILTYGMVSSSMYYYTKVMSQLFLDTPLSNDEKTNFKTLANMGDFWKFAEGPLLGGLYWDAWYNNKTLPENQSFIYYENLLLGVPRLRQLKVRNESCAIHEDLRDEIQDCYNMYSLGNEDTSPFGLLSGTAWTYAKEEDLNGSRHWGLITTYSGGGYYLDLSRTREKTAAKVKTLKENLWLDRGTRVVFIDFSVYNANINLFCVVRMVVEFPATGGTVTSWQFQTVKLIRYVSNFDYFIAACEIVFCLFILYYVVEEILEIRIHRLHYFRSLWNCLDVLIIVLSVAAIVINIYRTSTVKAVLKFLLENQETFPNFEQLASLQTQFNNLAAVIVFFSWVKLFKFINFNKTMSQLSSTMSRCAKDVIGFAIMFFIIFLAYAQLAYLVFGTQVNDFSTFQACIFTQFRIILGDFDFAEIEEANRILGPIYFTTFVFFIFFILLNMFLAIINDTYSEVKADMAQQKSEMELADLIKKGCNKAMVKLRLKKTTVDDISESLRQAGGKLNFDELRQDLKGKGHTDAEIEAIFAKYDQDGDQELTEHEHQQMRDDLEKEREDLDLERSSLPRPVSGRSFPRSLDDSEEDDDEDSGHSSRRRGSSSSGVSYEEFQVLVRRVDRMEHSIGSIVSKIDAVIVKLEAMERAKLKRRDVLGRLLDGVIEDERLGRDNEIHREQMERLVREELERWESDDTVSQMSHRLGTPLGGNGQPRSRSSRPSSSQSTDGLEGGENAGSHV